The following are encoded together in the Piscinibacter lacus genome:
- a CDS encoding ParA family protein yields MDGHDALTLSRVETLPSSPPETETLPASPREDDLHRNFTSSTLPPASLMDEAELLTSLTPQPGASFELPGLGRVNLDFRPSQAVERAAPERTPRVVFHSIQGGAGVSTLATGLAAQLAQAGWAPRILDLKGTAEASLFFPQARRVPGADALVLGREGGPHAVGLLCPSTLDIPGHGVWPVSLIERCEPQCRELFSGLAGQAFMICDLPSGHHELWRRSLADADLNVIPLRPDAFALRAAEAMLRVLEGEPGKALFVLNTFDPDDLVHRQVEASLRELLGPQLASLPVLRDAGLAASMLKGEPFAAELFRGAGFQALYAHCALAALQRLHQA; encoded by the coding sequence GTGGATGGCCACGACGCGCTGACCCTTTCGCGTGTCGAGACACTGCCGTCGTCGCCCCCGGAGACAGAGACCTTACCGGCCTCACCGCGCGAGGACGACCTCCACCGCAACTTCACCTCCAGCACCCTGCCGCCCGCTTCGCTGATGGACGAGGCCGAGCTGCTCACCTCGCTCACGCCGCAACCGGGCGCCAGCTTCGAGCTGCCGGGCCTGGGCAGGGTCAACCTCGATTTCCGGCCGTCGCAGGCGGTGGAGCGGGCCGCGCCGGAGCGCACGCCGCGCGTCGTCTTCCACTCCATCCAGGGCGGGGCAGGTGTCAGCACCCTGGCGACCGGCCTGGCGGCGCAACTGGCGCAGGCCGGCTGGGCGCCGCGCATCCTTGACCTCAAGGGCACGGCCGAGGCCAGCCTCTTCTTCCCGCAGGCGCGCCGGGTGCCGGGCGCCGATGCCCTGGTGCTGGGCCGCGAGGGCGGGCCGCATGCCGTGGGCCTGCTCTGCCCTTCGACGCTGGACATCCCCGGCCACGGCGTCTGGCCGGTCTCGCTGATCGAGCGCTGCGAGCCGCAGTGCCGCGAGCTGTTCAGCGGACTGGCCGGCCAGGCCTTCATGATCTGCGACCTGCCTTCGGGTCACCATGAGCTGTGGCGCCGTTCCCTGGCCGATGCCGACCTGAACGTGATTCCGCTGCGCCCCGACGCCTTTGCGCTGCGCGCCGCCGAGGCCATGCTGCGGGTGCTTGAAGGCGAGCCCGGCAAGGCCCTGTTCGTGCTGAACACCTTCGACCCGGACGACCTCGTGCACCGACAGGTCGAAGCTTCGCTTCGCGAGCTGCTCGGACCGCAACTGGCCAGCCTGCCCGTCCTGCGCGATGCCGGCCTTGCCGCCAGCATGCTCAAGGGCGAGCCCTTCGCAGCCGAGCTGTTCCGTGGCGCCGGCTTCCAGGCCCTGTACGCGCATTGCGCGCTGGCCGCCCTGCAGCGGCTGCATCAGGCCTGA